A region of Candidatus Obscuribacter sp. DNA encodes the following proteins:
- a CDS encoding chitobiase/beta-hexosaminidase C-terminal domain-containing protein yields the protein MSGALLQRALAVTAPTITPGSGVYSTYQSTATITATPGDQIYFTIDGTNPSNSSTPYTVAISLGATNTIKAIAYSGGVPSAITTSYIQSDVNSLPVPRTGMSLWLRNFGAIVSGSNITQWSDLSGSSPANNATQATSTKQATVVTSAINGINAGLFNGSSRDYAYLPINLQT from the coding sequence TTGTCTGGCGCCTTGCTCCAGCGGGCTCTGGCTGTCACTGCTCCGACAATCACACCTGGCAGCGGCGTGTATTCGACTTACCAGTCCACGGCGACAATTACAGCCACGCCGGGGGATCAGATCTATTTTACAATCGACGGAACAAACCCTTCTAATTCGTCGACACCATATACGGTGGCAATTAGTCTGGGCGCCACTAATACTATCAAAGCTATAGCATACAGCGGTGGTGTGCCGAGCGCCATTACCACGAGCTATATACAAAGTGATGTCAACAGCTTGCCTGTACCTCGCACGGGTATGAGCCTCTGGCTGCGGAATTTTGGAGCCATCGTCAGTGGCAGCAATATTACTCAGTGGAGCGATTTGAGTGGCAGTAGCCCGGCAAACAATGCCACGCAGGCTACTTCTACAAAACAAGCAACTGTGGTGACGAGTGCCATAAACGGTATCAATGCCGGATTGTTTAACGGGTCGTCTAGAGACTACGCGTACCTACCAATCAATTTACAGACTTGA